Proteins found in one Drosophila innubila isolate TH190305 chromosome X, UK_Dinn_1.0, whole genome shotgun sequence genomic segment:
- the LOC117789173 gene encoding RING finger protein 113 homolog: MRQQLAILLLASLALQLCHGWMLKLPKLEDLVEKLEEKKEKDLKKLDFLNLFADKSEKKENEWEKLKQWLEDKKLKELDFFENKKEKLEEKLEEKQKKKSSKKNKYKTSTTVDCYEVESTTETSYDEKKYYSQEQEEEEEEEVVVSKPQPCNCNNKHNSYNNNNNNNYQSRVATAYDVREDYEDGVRYFT; encoded by the exons ATGAGGCAACAACTGGCAATTCTTCTACTCGCCTCTCTGG CACTACAACTCTGTCATGGCTGGATGCTAAAGCTGCCCAAGCTGGAGGATCTGGTGGAGAAACTAGAAgagaagaaggagaaggatCTCAAGAAACTGGACTTTCTCAATTTGTTTGCCGACAAAAGTGAGAAGAAAGAGAACGAGTGGGAGAAATTGAAACAGTGGTTGGAGGACAAGAAGCTCAAGGAACTCGACTTCTTTGAGAACAAAAAAGAGAAGCTGGAAGAGAAGCTGGAGgaaaagcagaagaagaagtcGAGCAAGAAGAACAAGTACAAGACAAGCACCACAGTAGACTGTTATGAGGTAGAAAGCACCACGGAGACAAGCTACGATGAGAAAAAGTACTACtcgcaggagcaggaggaagaagaagaagaagaggtgGTGGTGAGCAAGCCACAAccctgcaactgcaacaacaagcacaacagctacaacaacaacaacaacaacaactatcagAGCAGAGTTGCCACCGCCTACGATGTGCGTGAGGATTACGAGGATGGCGTTCGTTACTTTACATAA
- the LOC117784697 gene encoding cell wall protein DAN4: protein MLPARRQLIALVVVTTLACCCRLTVAQNSTFVATIVSSNNTLQSPTETRLNETITINISEIIAAASSTTTTAATSSTEATATSTTTATSSTEATATSTTTATTPATATSSTEAASTSTTTATSSTEATSTSTTTATSSTEATSTSTEATSTTVATNSTTEPAATSTAAATSTTSTATPIITTEINSSSSTTTTPATSTTTTTLAPYPMAPYPTVFGELATLDIARQLVKHKGRKGRKGRKGRKLRRRSTTTTAPTTTTTTTTTTSTTTTPLPDDNSNDDNDNDNDNDSDVSVSDDLMLLEPFPELPLKLGNIHNQRIPQ from the exons atgttgccaGCACGTCGGCAATTAATTGCTCTCGTTGTGGTGACAACATTAG cctgttgttgccgtttaaCTGTCGCACAGAACTCCACGTTTGTGGCAACAAttgtcagcagcaacaacacattgCAGTCGCCGACTGAGACGCGACTCaacgaaacaataacaatcaatATAAGTGAgattattgctgctgct agttcaacaacaacaacagcagcaacaagctcaacagaagcaacagcaacatccacaacaacagcaacaagttccacagaggcaacagcaacatccacaacaactgcaacaacaccagcaacagcaacaagttcCACAGAGGCAGCatcaacatccacaacaacagcaacaagttcCACAGAGGCAACatcaacatccacaacaacagcaacaagttcCACAGAGGCAACatcaacatctaca gaggcaacatcaacaactgTTGCTACAAACTCAACGACAgagccagcagcaacatccacagcggcagcaacatccacaacatCCACAGCAACACCAATTATAACAACAGagatcaacagcagcagctcaacaacaacaacacctgcaacatcaacaacaacaacaactctggCACCATATCCAATGGCACCATATCCCACAGTTTTTGGCGAGCTGGCAACCCTGGACATTGCTAGGCAACTGGTCAAACACAAGGGTCGCAAAGGTCGTAAAGGTCGCAAAGGTCGCAAATTAAGAAGacgcagcacaacaacaacagcacccacaacaactacaaccacaacaacaacaacatctacaacaacaacaccattGCCTGATGATAATAGCAATGATgataatgacaatgacaatgataaTGACAGCGATGTAAGTGTCTCAGATGATTTAATGCTGCTGGAACCGTTTCCAGAGTTGCCACTCAAATTGGGCAACATCCACAATCAACGCATTCCACAATAG